A region of the Anaerolineales bacterium genome:
CAGCATCCCACCCAAGGACGTAAGCAGGCTTGACCGAATCTCGCCGCGGATCAGATCGATCAGGAACGAAGACACCGCCTCGCTCGTCTTGAGCATGACGTTGCCCGAGAAGCCGTCCGTGACGAGGACGTCCGCTTTGCCGGCAAAGAACTCCTTCGGCTCCAGGTTCCCGATGAACTCGAGGCCGGCCGCCTGCATCAAGGGGTAGGTTTCCTTGACGAGCAGGTTGCCCTTGGTGGATTCCTCGCCGTTGGAGAGCAGACCCACTCTGGGCTGCTCAATGCCCAGTATGTGGCGTGCATACAGGCTTCCGAAGATCGCGAACTGGACCAGGTATTCGGGCCGGCAGTCAGCGTTGGCCCCGATATCGGTCAGGATGGCCCGGCCGGTCCTGATGGGAAAGACCGTCGCCAGCGCCGGCCGTCGCACCCCGCGGATGCGCCCCAAGCGGAACAGGGCCGTGGCCATGGCCCCGCCGGTGTTGCCGGCGGTGACAAACGCATCTGCCTGGCCCTGCTTGAGCAGGTCGATGCCGACAGCCATGGACGAGAGGGGCTTGTCGCGGGCGGCATCGGCCGGGTGGTCGGTCATCTCCAGGACCTCGGGCGCGTCCACCAGCTTGACGGCTTCCGGGCCGACGCCTTTCGCTTCGAGCACTGGCAACAACAGTTCAGCCTGGCCGACGAGCGTGACCGGCTCGCCCCACAAGGAATAGGCCTGCAAGCAGGCCTCGACCTCCGGGGACGGATGATTGTCGCTTCCCATGGCGTCAAGCACGATCCGGGTCATGCGGGGCCTCACGCTCTGAGCTGGGTTGACAGCGATTCCTCGAGGGCTATAATACCGCACGTTCCAACCCCTAGCGCTGGTGCTGGAACTGGCAGACAGGCATGGTTGAGGGCCATGTGCCGAAAGGCGTGGGGGTTCAAGTCCCCCCCAGCGCACAGCAAGGCCGCCCCGAGCGAAGGGCGGTCTTGCGATTCACGGCCCCTAGTGCTGCAAGATTTGCGAAAGGAAGAGCTTGGTGCGCTCTTCGCGCGGGTTGTTGAATAGGTCATGCGGATTGGTGTGCTCAACGATCTTCCCGTCGTCCATGAAGATCACTTCCTCGGCCGCGGCGCGAGCGAACCCCATCTCGTGCGAGACGACCAGCATGGTCATGCCCTCTCTTGCCAGGTCGAGCATGACATCCAGGACTTCCTTGATCATCTCGGGGTCGAGGGCGCTGGTGGGCTCGTCGAACAGCATGATCTTGGGGTTCATCGCCAGCGCCCGGGCGATGGCCACCCGCTGCTGCTGCCCGCCGGACAGGTGGGCGGGGTACACTCCCGCCTTCTCCGGTATCCCCACTCGCTCGAGCTGCTGCATGGCAATGCGCCCGGCTTCTGCTTTGCCGCGCTTGCGCACGATCCGCTGCGCCAGCGTAATGTTCTCAAGGGCGGTTAGATGAGGGAAGAGGTTGAAGAGCTGAAACACCATCCCGATCTCCGCCCGAATTGAGTTCAGGTCCTTGTGTTTATGAGTCAGGTGCTCGCCGTCGATCCAGATCTCGCCGCTGGTTGGAGTTTCGAGGTGATTGACGCAGCGGAGCAGAGTGGACTTGCCGGAGCCGCTGGGACCGATGATGACCACCACGCAGCCGCGCCGGACCTTCATACTTACGCCGTCGACGGCGCGGATATCGCCGAACTGTTTGTGCAAATCTTCGATGACAATGATGTGTTCCGGGCTAGTCATTCTTCCTCAGGCGCCTTTCAAACTGCTGGACAGCCAGCGAGAGGACCAGGGTCATGGTCAGGTACATCACCGACAGGGTGACATAGGCCTCACGGAACCGGAAGGTGCTGCCGGCATATAGCCGAGCGACCTGGGTGATATCCCGAACGGCGAGGATCGAGACCAACGAGGAGTCCTTGACCATCGCTACGAAATCGTTGCCGAGAGCCGGCAAGACGTTGCGGATTGCCTGGGGAAGAATGACGTAGCGCATGGCGCCGCCGTTGCTCATGCCCAGCGAGCGGGCGGCCTCCATCTGGCCTCGACCGATGGATTGGATTCCAGCCCGGAAGATCTCCGCCAGGAATGCGCCATACGTGACCGACAGGGCGATGATGGCGCGGATATTCATGGGCACGGCCTGGTTCGACATAGAAGTCAGCGTCGTGCCCAGCCCCTCCAAGCCGATCGAGATCAGCCACGCGCCGAGCGAGTTGAAGACCCCGACCGCCATCGGTACCCCAACCAGCGCAATGAAGAAGATGAGGACCAACATGGGAATGCCGCGGACCAGCTCGACATACATGCGGGCTGCGTTGTGGAACACGACGTTGGAGGAGATTCGCCCTAGGCCGGTGATCAGACCGAGGACGATGGCGATGGCGTAGGCGGCCAGGGAGGTCCGGATTGTGACGGTGATGCCAACGATGATCCAGGAGAAGGCTTGCCTGTAGTTGGCCGACGTCAGAATGGTGAAGGCTGCCCACAGCGCGATGACCATGATGCCGATGAACCACCAGGGGATCTCAACCAGGCGCTTGCCGGCGCCCTTTCCTTTGGGCTTCAGCGCGGGCTCGGACTCGGCCAGTGGGCGGGCAGTGTGGTGCGCCAAGATTCGCTCCGATGGGCTCGGGCTAAGGATGTGCAGGAGCGACGCTCCTGCACATCCTTCCTATGCCTGCCTACAAGGGTACCGGGGACTCAGGGTCCCTCGTGGGTCTAGGTTTCCTACCCGAGGTCATCGTAGGTGATCTTGAAATCAGGGCCAAAGTACTTGAGGTTGGTCTGCTCCATGAAGCCGCTGTCGTAGAGCGCCTTGATGGCGGCGTTGGTCGGTTCCACCAGGTCGCTGCCCAAGGGGAAGATGAAGCCGAGCTTGTCGCTGGAGAGCGACGGCCCGACGAGCTTGAGCTTGTCGGCGTTCTCGCCCAGGTAGCCCTGGCCGGCGACCTCGTCGATGATGACGGCGTCGACATCACCGGAGATCAAGGCCTGGACGGCGAACGGGAACTGCTCGAAGGCCTGGATTCGGTCGGCGGGCAGGAAAGTGGTGGCCGTCTCGTAGTTGGTGGTGCCGGTCTGGGTGCCGAGCTTGAGGTTGGTGTCGGCGACGATGTCGTCCATGCTCTCGATTCGGGTTTCATCGAGGCGGACGAGCAGGCGCTGATCGATGATGATGTAGCCGTCGGAGAAATCGACGATCTCGGCGCGCTCGGGAGTGATG
Encoded here:
- the plsX gene encoding phosphate acyltransferase PlsX, producing the protein MTRIVLDAMGSDNHPSPEVEACLQAYSLWGEPVTLVGQAELLLPVLEAKGVGPEAVKLVDAPEVLEMTDHPADAARDKPLSSMAVGIDLLKQGQADAFVTAGNTGGAMATALFRLGRIRGVRRPALATVFPIRTGRAILTDIGANADCRPEYLVQFAIFGSLYARHILGIEQPRVGLLSNGEESTKGNLLVKETYPLMQAAGLEFIGNLEPKEFFAGKADVLVTDGFSGNVMLKTSEAVSSFLIDLIRGEIRSSLLTSLGGMLARPAFRKVRSVLDPAEYGAGPLLGVDGLVFVGHGRSDARALVNALRVARQAVASGLLDAMRQAIQSRLTPGEPEAQP
- a CDS encoding amino acid ABC transporter ATP-binding protein, with translation MTSPEHIIVIEDLHKQFGDIRAVDGVSMKVRRGCVVVIIGPSGSGKSTLLRCVNHLETPTSGEIWIDGEHLTHKHKDLNSIRAEIGMVFQLFNLFPHLTALENITLAQRIVRKRGKAEAGRIAMQQLERVGIPEKAGVYPAHLSGGQQQRVAIARALAMNPKIMLFDEPTSALDPEMIKEVLDVMLDLAREGMTMLVVSHEMGFARAAAEEVIFMDDGKIVEHTNPHDLFNNPREERTKLFLSQILQH
- a CDS encoding amino acid ABC transporter permease — translated: MAHHTARPLAESEPALKPKGKGAGKRLVEIPWWFIGIMVIALWAAFTILTSANYRQAFSWIIVGITVTIRTSLAAYAIAIVLGLITGLGRISSNVVFHNAARMYVELVRGIPMLVLIFFIALVGVPMAVGVFNSLGAWLISIGLEGLGTTLTSMSNQAVPMNIRAIIALSVTYGAFLAEIFRAGIQSIGRGQMEAARSLGMSNGGAMRYVILPQAIRNVLPALGNDFVAMVKDSSLVSILAVRDITQVARLYAGSTFRFREAYVTLSVMYLTMTLVLSLAVQQFERRLRKND
- a CDS encoding transporter substrate-binding domain-containing protein gives rise to the protein MKKFALLSLLVAAGLVLAACAGTPTAAPAEPTAAPAEPTAAPVEPTAPAAPSAGLPDLGGREVTVAVENAYLPFNYIDPDSGEPAGWDYEVWGEICRVLNCVPVYTEVAWEGMIQAVADGQFDIAGDGITITPERAEIVDFSDGYIIIDQRLLVRLDETRIESMDDIVADTNLKLGTQTGTTNYETATTFLPADRIQAFEQFPFAVQALISGDVDAVIIDEVAGQGYLGENADKLKLVGPSLSSDKLGFIFPLGSDLVEPTNAAIKALYDSGFMEQTNLKYFGPDFKITYDDLG